The following coding sequences are from one Bufo bufo chromosome 2, aBufBuf1.1, whole genome shotgun sequence window:
- the ZBTB49 gene encoding zinc finger and BTB domain-containing protein 49 isoform X1 translates to MDPKASHSCHLLQQLHEQRIQGLLCDCMLVVKGVCFKAHKNVLAAFSQYFRSLFQNASNQKNDVFHLDIKNIGGIGQILDFMYTSHLDLNNDNIQVMLDIAQCLQVQNVLNMCYSFLKLTTNVDPVSSMPCGSSLPLQATYTTFNHPISNDHLNTSLLEEPIADERQPPADKGNAPPSDAPKSTPASLKQFGQPYKLRDFYSKLFYKETADKAAEQLTSSVCTEPSTEPQSWTLNNSESILAPSDSLPLEPLPAFSQTFVTSQDPETSPLQFPQEMRLKKAIHLKKLNFLRSQKAAEESSEPMGVLPKAVEETAFPSVELESTEKNFLEKEADGEMPDTLEQSIEVERAESPNLEDQSAPVIKHCSCDVCGKRFKHPSNLELHKRSHTGEKPFKCILCGKHFSQAGNLQTHLRRHSGEKPYICEICGKRFAVSGDVQRHIVIHTGEKPHLCDICGRGFSNVSNLKEHEKTHAADKFYTCDDCGKSFNMPRKLIKHRVRHTGERPYSCLTCGKKFAGSGDLRRHVRSHTGEKPYTCDVCNKSFSRPAVLRRHQNMHCKPTDDGQMTPEEFPNTLESSGKSQNSDSLTPDIPAAFMQEQGHSVESAQDDYEGSDSNSYCKLQTVIEQEELTAQEKRNAECTKMPKPHLAESASAYTFTEVEVAVTEESLHSDISMIRSSLVTLDNNCSEPLNNRASSNGYRGADGPFFSSMSLWGLAMKTLQNENDMEQ, encoded by the exons ATGGACCCGAAGGCAAGTCACAGCTGTCACCTTCTACAGCAGCTTCACGAGCAACGTATCCAAGGGCTGCTGTGTGACTGCATGCTGGTGGTGAAAGGCGTCTGCTTCAAAGCCCATAAGAACGTGCTTGCTGCTTTCAGCCAGTACTTTCG GTCTCTCTTCCAGAATGCTTCCAACCAGAAGAATGACGTCTTTCATCTGGACATCAAGAACATTGGCGGCATAGGTCAGATTTTGGACTTCATGTACACGTCTCACCTGGACCTGAACAATGATAACATACAGGTTATGTTGGACATTGCTCAATGTCTTCAGGTACAAAACGTCTTAAACATGTGTTACAGCTTCTTAAAACTGACCACGAACGTTGATCCGGTCTCTTCCATGCCATGCGGCAGTTCTCTGCCTCTCCAGGCCACTTATACCACATTTAATCATCCCATTTCCAATGACCATCTCAACACGTCGTTGCTAGAGGAGCCCATAGCAGATGAGAGACAACCCCCGGCTGACAAAGGGAACGCACCTCCTAGCGATGCACCCAAGAGCACGCCTGCCTCCTTGAAGCAGTTTGGGCAGCCTTATAAATTACGGGATTTTTACAGTAAACTGTTTTACAAAGAGACGGCAGACAAGGCAGCGGAACAGCTGACGTCCAGTGTCTGTACAGAGCCCAGCACCGAGCCTCAGTCATGGACCCTGAATAACTCAGAATCCATCTTGGCCCCATCCGACTCCCTACCACTCGAACCCTTACCTGCGTTCTCGCAAACCTTTGTTACCTCCCAGGATCCAGAGACGTCTCCGTTACAGTTCCCTCAGGAGATGCGTCTTAAGAAAGCTATTCATTTAAAGAAGTTAAACTTTCTCAGGTCTCAGAAGGCGGCTGAAGAGTCTTCTGAACCCATGGGAGTCTTGCCCAAAGCTGTAGAAGAGACTGCCTTTCCCAGTGTGGAGTTGGAGAGCACGGAGAAAAACTTTTTAGAAAAAGAAGCAGATGGAGAAATGCCCGACACATTGGAACAAAGTATTGAGGTGGAGAGAGCAGAGAGTCCGAACCTGGAAGATCAGAGCGCTCCTGTCATTAAACATTGCTCTTGTGATGTGTGCGGGAAGAGGTTCAAACACCCCAGTAATCTCGAGCTGCACAAACGTTCTCATACAG GCGAGAAGCCATTTAAATGTATCCTTTGTGGGAAGCACTTCTCGCAG GCTGGAAACCTTCAGACTCACCTGCGACGGCACTCTGGTGAAAAGCCTTATATATGTGAGATTTGTGGGAAGAG GTTTGCCGTTTCTGGGGACGTCCAGCGCCACATTGTCATTCACACGGGAGAGAAGCCTCACTTGTGTGACATCTGCGGTCGAG GTTTTAGCAACGTCAGCAACTTGAAGGAGCATGAGAAGACTCATGCCGCTGACAAATTCTACACCTGCGACGACTGCGGAAAGTCGTTCAACATGCCCCGGAAGCTGATAAAGCACAGGGTTCGGCACACTGGGGAGAGGCCATACAGCTGCCTGACCTGTG ggaaaaagTTTGCGGGCTCTGGAGATCTGCGCAGACACGTGAGGTCCCACACTGGGGAGAAGCCATACACCTGTGATGTGTGTAACAAAAGTTTCTCTCGCCCCGCTGTCCTCAGACGGCATCAAAATATGCACTGCAAGCCTACAGACGATGGGCAGATGACCCCTGAAGAGTTCCCAAACACCCTGGAGTCCTCAGGAAAGTCTCAGAATTCAGATTCATTAACTCCTGACATTCCAGCTGCTTTCATGCAAGAGCAAGGACATTCAGTGGAAAGCGCACAGGACGACTACGAGGGGAGCGATAGCAACTCGTATTGTAAGTTGCAGACTGTGATTGAGCAGGAGGAACTTACAGCCCAGGAGAAGAGAAATGCAGAGTGCACCAAGATGCCAAAGCCTCACTTAGCAGAATCGGCCAGCGCTTATACGTTTACAGAGGTGGAGGTGGCGGTCACGGAAGAGAGTTTACACTCGGACATATCCATGATCCGCTCCTCTTTAGTCACTTTGGACAATAACTGTAGTGAACCTTTGAATAACCGGGCCTCTTCTAATGGATACAGAGGGGCTGACGGCCCCTTCTTCTCTAGTATGAGCCTTTGGGGACTCGCGATGAAGACTCTGCAAAATGAAAATGACATGGAACAGTGA
- the ZBTB49 gene encoding zinc finger and BTB domain-containing protein 49 isoform X2 encodes MYTSHLDLNNDNIQVMLDIAQCLQVQNVLNMCYSFLKLTTNVDPVSSMPCGSSLPLQATYTTFNHPISNDHLNTSLLEEPIADERQPPADKGNAPPSDAPKSTPASLKQFGQPYKLRDFYSKLFYKETADKAAEQLTSSVCTEPSTEPQSWTLNNSESILAPSDSLPLEPLPAFSQTFVTSQDPETSPLQFPQEMRLKKAIHLKKLNFLRSQKAAEESSEPMGVLPKAVEETAFPSVELESTEKNFLEKEADGEMPDTLEQSIEVERAESPNLEDQSAPVIKHCSCDVCGKRFKHPSNLELHKRSHTGEKPFKCILCGKHFSQAGNLQTHLRRHSGEKPYICEICGKRFAVSGDVQRHIVIHTGEKPHLCDICGRGFSNVSNLKEHEKTHAADKFYTCDDCGKSFNMPRKLIKHRVRHTGERPYSCLTCGKKFAGSGDLRRHVRSHTGEKPYTCDVCNKSFSRPAVLRRHQNMHCKPTDDGQMTPEEFPNTLESSGKSQNSDSLTPDIPAAFMQEQGHSVESAQDDYEGSDSNSYCKLQTVIEQEELTAQEKRNAECTKMPKPHLAESASAYTFTEVEVAVTEESLHSDISMIRSSLVTLDNNCSEPLNNRASSNGYRGADGPFFSSMSLWGLAMKTLQNENDMEQ; translated from the exons ATGTACACGTCTCACCTGGACCTGAACAATGATAACATACAGGTTATGTTGGACATTGCTCAATGTCTTCAGGTACAAAACGTCTTAAACATGTGTTACAGCTTCTTAAAACTGACCACGAACGTTGATCCGGTCTCTTCCATGCCATGCGGCAGTTCTCTGCCTCTCCAGGCCACTTATACCACATTTAATCATCCCATTTCCAATGACCATCTCAACACGTCGTTGCTAGAGGAGCCCATAGCAGATGAGAGACAACCCCCGGCTGACAAAGGGAACGCACCTCCTAGCGATGCACCCAAGAGCACGCCTGCCTCCTTGAAGCAGTTTGGGCAGCCTTATAAATTACGGGATTTTTACAGTAAACTGTTTTACAAAGAGACGGCAGACAAGGCAGCGGAACAGCTGACGTCCAGTGTCTGTACAGAGCCCAGCACCGAGCCTCAGTCATGGACCCTGAATAACTCAGAATCCATCTTGGCCCCATCCGACTCCCTACCACTCGAACCCTTACCTGCGTTCTCGCAAACCTTTGTTACCTCCCAGGATCCAGAGACGTCTCCGTTACAGTTCCCTCAGGAGATGCGTCTTAAGAAAGCTATTCATTTAAAGAAGTTAAACTTTCTCAGGTCTCAGAAGGCGGCTGAAGAGTCTTCTGAACCCATGGGAGTCTTGCCCAAAGCTGTAGAAGAGACTGCCTTTCCCAGTGTGGAGTTGGAGAGCACGGAGAAAAACTTTTTAGAAAAAGAAGCAGATGGAGAAATGCCCGACACATTGGAACAAAGTATTGAGGTGGAGAGAGCAGAGAGTCCGAACCTGGAAGATCAGAGCGCTCCTGTCATTAAACATTGCTCTTGTGATGTGTGCGGGAAGAGGTTCAAACACCCCAGTAATCTCGAGCTGCACAAACGTTCTCATACAG GCGAGAAGCCATTTAAATGTATCCTTTGTGGGAAGCACTTCTCGCAG GCTGGAAACCTTCAGACTCACCTGCGACGGCACTCTGGTGAAAAGCCTTATATATGTGAGATTTGTGGGAAGAG GTTTGCCGTTTCTGGGGACGTCCAGCGCCACATTGTCATTCACACGGGAGAGAAGCCTCACTTGTGTGACATCTGCGGTCGAG GTTTTAGCAACGTCAGCAACTTGAAGGAGCATGAGAAGACTCATGCCGCTGACAAATTCTACACCTGCGACGACTGCGGAAAGTCGTTCAACATGCCCCGGAAGCTGATAAAGCACAGGGTTCGGCACACTGGGGAGAGGCCATACAGCTGCCTGACCTGTG ggaaaaagTTTGCGGGCTCTGGAGATCTGCGCAGACACGTGAGGTCCCACACTGGGGAGAAGCCATACACCTGTGATGTGTGTAACAAAAGTTTCTCTCGCCCCGCTGTCCTCAGACGGCATCAAAATATGCACTGCAAGCCTACAGACGATGGGCAGATGACCCCTGAAGAGTTCCCAAACACCCTGGAGTCCTCAGGAAAGTCTCAGAATTCAGATTCATTAACTCCTGACATTCCAGCTGCTTTCATGCAAGAGCAAGGACATTCAGTGGAAAGCGCACAGGACGACTACGAGGGGAGCGATAGCAACTCGTATTGTAAGTTGCAGACTGTGATTGAGCAGGAGGAACTTACAGCCCAGGAGAAGAGAAATGCAGAGTGCACCAAGATGCCAAAGCCTCACTTAGCAGAATCGGCCAGCGCTTATACGTTTACAGAGGTGGAGGTGGCGGTCACGGAAGAGAGTTTACACTCGGACATATCCATGATCCGCTCCTCTTTAGTCACTTTGGACAATAACTGTAGTGAACCTTTGAATAACCGGGCCTCTTCTAATGGATACAGAGGGGCTGACGGCCCCTTCTTCTCTAGTATGAGCCTTTGGGGACTCGCGATGAAGACTCTGCAAAATGAAAATGACATGGAACAGTGA